One Parasphingorhabdus cellanae genomic region harbors:
- the gyrB gene encoding DNA topoisomerase (ATP-hydrolyzing) subunit B, with the protein MSENTENDTPDSPETAPDTSNKNEYGADSIKVLKGLDAVRKRPGMYIGDTDDGSGLHHMVFEVSDNAIDEALAGHCDLILITLNADGSVSVEDNGRGIPVGMHKEEGVSAAEVIMTQLHAGGKFENTSDDNAYKVSGGLHGVGVSVVNALSEWLELNIWRDGKEHNMRFEFGDAVRSLEVIGDANGKKGTRVTFFPSPATFKITEFDFEKLEHRYRELAFLNSGVHILLRDERSEEAKEIDLFYEGGIAAFVQYLDRNKTALVPDPIAIHGERDDVTIDVALEWNDSYYENVLCFTNNIPQRDGGTHLAAFRSALTRTLNNYAESSGALKKEKVKLTGDDMREGLTAIVSVKLPDPKFSSQTKDKLVSSEVRQPLESLMADKLAEWLEENPQNAAMVVQKVIDAAAAREAAKKARELTRRKGAMDIASLPGKLADCQERDPAKSELFLVEGDSAGGSAKQGRDRHYQAILPLKGKILNVERARFDRMLSSKEVGTLIQAMGTGIGREDFNIEKLRYHKIVIMTDADVDGAHIRTLLLTFFYRQMPEIVENGHLYIAQPPLYKVGKGKSEVYLKDDNALDQYLVDAGLQSMILQTNEGARSGEDLRSLVEHGRRMRSLMAYVPRRYDGTIVEAMALTGALNPAHGPSERQAAVEAAAAWMDAVDEEGRWSGSVSEEGGYLFERLWRGVTDHHIIEAKFLESAEARKLHSLASEQSATYATSSRLVKASAEDVDDKDGIGSEGTLITRPSELLDSVLVAGRKGLSFQRYKGLGEMNAEQLWETTLDPEVRSLLQVTVEQADVTDEIFTKLMGDVVEPRREFIVDNALNVANLDV; encoded by the coding sequence ATGAGTGAAAACACAGAAAATGACACCCCGGATAGCCCGGAAACGGCTCCCGATACTTCCAATAAAAACGAATATGGCGCCGATTCCATCAAGGTCCTCAAAGGGCTTGATGCGGTTCGCAAACGGCCTGGAATGTATATTGGTGATACTGATGATGGATCGGGCCTGCACCACATGGTGTTTGAGGTGTCGGATAACGCAATTGACGAGGCTCTCGCTGGTCATTGCGACCTGATTCTGATCACCCTAAACGCCGACGGCAGCGTCTCTGTGGAAGATAATGGCCGCGGCATTCCTGTTGGCATGCACAAAGAAGAAGGCGTCAGTGCGGCAGAGGTCATCATGACCCAGCTCCACGCGGGCGGAAAGTTTGAAAATACGTCAGACGACAACGCCTATAAGGTCTCTGGCGGCCTCCACGGTGTGGGTGTGTCGGTGGTTAATGCCTTGTCCGAATGGCTGGAACTCAATATCTGGCGCGATGGCAAAGAGCATAATATGCGCTTTGAATTTGGCGATGCTGTGCGCAGCCTAGAAGTCATTGGCGATGCCAATGGTAAGAAGGGGACGCGGGTAACTTTCTTCCCGTCTCCCGCCACGTTCAAGATTACCGAATTTGACTTTGAAAAGCTCGAACATCGCTATCGCGAACTCGCTTTTCTGAACAGCGGCGTCCATATCTTGCTGCGTGACGAGCGGAGCGAGGAAGCCAAGGAAATCGATTTGTTCTACGAAGGCGGCATTGCGGCCTTTGTTCAGTATCTTGACCGGAACAAAACCGCTCTGGTTCCTGATCCGATTGCGATTCATGGCGAGCGCGATGATGTTACCATCGACGTCGCGCTGGAATGGAATGACAGCTATTATGAGAATGTGCTGTGTTTCACTAACAATATTCCACAGCGCGACGGCGGCACCCATTTGGCGGCATTCCGCTCGGCGCTAACCCGGACGCTGAATAACTATGCCGAAAGCTCTGGCGCGCTCAAGAAAGAGAAAGTCAAACTGACCGGCGATGACATGCGCGAAGGCCTGACTGCCATTGTCTCGGTCAAATTGCCGGATCCGAAGTTCAGCTCACAGACCAAGGACAAGCTGGTATCCTCCGAAGTGCGTCAGCCGCTGGAAAGTCTGATGGCGGACAAGCTGGCGGAATGGCTGGAAGAAAACCCGCAAAATGCCGCGATGGTGGTGCAAAAAGTGATCGACGCCGCTGCGGCCCGTGAAGCGGCCAAGAAAGCGCGTGAGCTGACGCGGCGTAAGGGTGCGATGGATATTGCTTCCCTGCCCGGCAAACTGGCCGACTGTCAGGAACGCGATCCGGCGAAATCCGAACTCTTCCTGGTCGAGGGTGATTCCGCTGGTGGCTCCGCCAAACAGGGCCGCGACCGGCATTATCAGGCGATCCTGCCGCTCAAAGGTAAGATTTTGAACGTCGAGCGTGCGCGCTTTGACCGGATGCTATCCTCCAAAGAGGTCGGCACGCTAATTCAGGCGATGGGCACGGGTATTGGGCGCGAAGATTTCAACATTGAAAAGCTGCGCTATCACAAGATTGTCATCATGACCGATGCTGACGTCGATGGCGCGCATATCCGGACCTTGCTGCTGACCTTCTTCTATCGGCAAATGCCAGAGATTGTTGAAAACGGGCATCTCTACATCGCCCAGCCACCGCTGTATAAAGTCGGCAAAGGCAAGAGCGAGGTCTATCTGAAAGACGATAATGCGCTGGACCAATATCTGGTTGATGCTGGCCTGCAGAGCATGATTTTGCAGACGAACGAAGGTGCGCGATCGGGCGAAGACCTGCGCAGTCTGGTCGAACATGGCCGGCGCATGCGTTCGCTCATGGCCTATGTTCCGCGCCGTTATGATGGCACCATTGTCGAAGCGATGGCGCTGACCGGCGCACTCAATCCCGCACATGGCCCCTCCGAGCGGCAAGCCGCTGTGGAGGCCGCTGCGGCATGGATGGACGCCGTAGACGAGGAAGGCCGCTGGTCGGGCAGCGTTTCCGAAGAAGGTGGCTATCTTTTCGAGCGGCTATGGCGGGGGGTCACCGACCATCATATCATCGAAGCCAAATTCCTGGAATCCGCGGAGGCGCGCAAATTGCACAGCCTCGCCTCTGAACAGAGTGCGACCTATGCGACCAGCAGCCGTCTGGTGAAAGCGTCAGCGGAAGACGTCGACGATAAAGACGGCATTGGCTCAGAAGGTACGCTGATCACGCGTCCGTCCGAGTTACTGGACTCGGTATTGGTTGCCGGACGCAAAGGCTTATCCTTCCAGCGCTATAAGGGGCTTGGCGAAATGAATGCGGAACAGCTGTGGGAAACCACGCTGGATCCCGAAGTGCGTTCCCTACTGCAGGTGACGGTCGAACAAGCGGACGTAACCGACGAGATATTCACCAAACTGATGGGCGATGTTGTCGAACCTCGGCGGGAATTTATCGTCGACAACGCACTGAATGTGGCGAATCTCGACGTTTAA
- a CDS encoding PaaI family thioesterase: MSNPADIVPFAKTMGIKITEMTKEKILGEMLVRPEICTAGNGRETPSIHGGAVMTFADVLGAFGGFANLPEGANGTTTSESKTNFLNAAPEGQIVYGEAVPLKVGKRQSVWQSRLSLEDGTLVAVVTQTQIVL; this comes from the coding sequence ATGAGTAATCCCGCTGATATCGTGCCTTTTGCAAAGACAATGGGCATCAAGATCACAGAAATGACCAAGGAAAAAATCCTTGGTGAAATGCTAGTGCGGCCTGAAATATGTACTGCCGGTAATGGCCGCGAAACGCCATCTATCCATGGCGGTGCAGTGATGACGTTCGCTGATGTATTGGGTGCTTTTGGCGGGTTTGCGAATCTGCCAGAGGGAGCGAATGGTACGACCACATCCGAAAGCAAGACCAATTTCCTGAACGCGGCGCCAGAGGGGCAGATTGTTTATGGCGAGGCTGTGCCTTTGAAAGTGGGAAAGCGGCAGTCTGTCTGGCAGTCGCGATTATCGCTTGAAGACGGGACATTGGTTGCTGTGGTGACCCAGACCCAGATCGTTCTGTAG
- a CDS encoding host attachment family protein, with protein MSNSTIPTDCLVVVATGAEAKLYRNVGKDDEIKLRAEGTINPKNLASEGPSGSFVPDSSARETDEATFSKQLAHHLYDLSNNGKFDSLVLAADPGSLGEMRPLLHKEVTDKIVLEMDKTLINSSIKDIERSIQNN; from the coding sequence ATGTCAAATTCAACCATCCCAACGGATTGTCTGGTCGTTGTTGCGACCGGAGCCGAAGCCAAGCTCTATCGGAATGTCGGCAAAGATGATGAAATCAAATTGCGGGCTGAGGGGACCATCAATCCAAAAAATCTGGCTTCAGAGGGACCATCTGGTTCTTTTGTGCCGGATTCCTCCGCCCGGGAAACAGATGAAGCAACATTTTCGAAACAGCTTGCCCATCATCTTTATGACCTTTCCAATAACGGAAAGTTTGACAGCTTGGTTTTGGCCGCTGACCCCGGCAGCCTTGGCGAAATGCGGCCGCTTTTGCACAAGGAAGTCACCGACAAGATCGTCTTGGAAATGGACAAGACTTTGATCAACTCGTCGATCAAGGATATCGAAAGATCGATACAGAATAACTAG